The genomic region ATGAATATCGTGCGTGGTCCGAATAAATCCGCCACAGCCTCAATGCCAGATCAAGCTTCACGTCAAGTTATTGTTGCCAAAGTTGCACTGCTTCCAGGGAAAAAACTCAGCAAAGAAATGTTGATGATTGACACGCGACCGCTCAGTACTCTACCGGGCGATGTCGTCACACAATGGGATGAAGTTTCTAGTCAAGTTCCACTCGGTCCAATCCCAGCAGGATATCCTTTAGCCAAAGCGCTTTTTACTGACCCAAAGGAATTTAATAAAACTCAAACTTCAGCACCAACCCAGCAGCAACTTGCCGCAACGGCCAATGCGCTGGCTGAAGCGCGCCTGACTCCAGTGCGTGAGCGAACCGTTGCAGTTTCGCTGGCGCTTAAAGGCGCACGACCCGAACCAGGATCACGCGTGGCGTTATCTTTGCAAGGCCCCAAAGGAAACTCTGCCCTGGTCTGCGATGAAGCTTGGATTGAGCTTTCTGATCCGAAGTCGACTGAAATTCTTGTGCGGGTCAAACCGGTGATGGCTTTATTTTTAGAGGAAATTAAGTCTTTTGGAACTTTTTCGTATTTAGTAATTGCCGATCAAGGTGAAAGCCCATTTGCTGGACAAACTCTGGCAAGCGTTAAGGAATTGCGTGAGAAACTTATCCCTCCAACAACGCAATTAAGTAACCCTACTGCAGCGATAACGAATGCCACTTCAGGGAAATCTCAAAAAGAAGAAGTTCTCGGGCCGGGAAGTTTTACGAGTTATGCTTGGACCAATGGTGAGGCGATTAAATACAGCGTTGATAAGGATGGTAGGATTTTTGTGATTGATGAGCGCGGACTGGTGATTCCACTCCATGGTTATCCATTTTATAACGAGCGCTGGGTTAGACTTAAAACCGAAGAACTTGCGCATCAAGCGCAACTTGAAGCTGAGAATCAAACAAAAAAAGAAGAATTAAATCAAGAGTCCGAGGCGGCTGTAAAGAACGAGGCTCACGTACCTAGTGCTTTATAGTCCGAGGTAAGTTTTAAAATTTTTGGAAAATTTAGATGGCGCTTTTAAAGCAATTACAAAAATCGCAGAAAAAATTCGACTCAGCTGAGCGCGATGTGTTTGCTGAGGTTGATGAAACTGGTCGATTCGAGGCTTTGGCCGAGCATTTCCAGAAAAACGAAATAGAGCCTGAGGCTGAAGTAAATACTGCACAAAGTAAAATTAGACTTACCTCTGGATTGCCTGAACTAACATCAGAGCATCAAGCCAGTAGCTTACGTAGCGGCACTGCAAGTCAGCACAAGCGTGAGACCAATACAGCTAAAGTTGTGCGCCGTCATAATCCAGCCGGTCAACCCCGTGCACGGGCAAGTAACCTTGAAGAGGGGATGCCGTGGTGGCTTACCGAAGTAAAAAAACCTAACCCGCAGATTGAGCTTTTAGTTCCGCAAGCACGCAAAATGCTCAATGAGATTATCCCTAGCGACGGCAATATCTCGATTGATTTAAAAACCGCAGTACAACACTCTGTCGAACTAGCATCAGAACTAATGCGCGGTGAGGTGCGCATCACTGACCGTGATATTGAACAAGCTGCCAAGGAGCTTTATAGCCTTGTTGCCGGGAAGGGCCCACTCCAAGCGCTCTATGACGACCCCTGGATTACCGATATTTTTATCGATAATCATAAAAGCATTAAAGTAATTCGTCGTGGTCAGGCGCTTGAAACCCCATTCTATTTCCGCAGCAAAGAAGAATATAAGGCGTTTATTGCGGGAATGCTCCAATCTGTTGGGCGCGCACTGAACATGAGTTCGCCAATTATTGACTGTGTGCTCGATGATGAGCATCGCAGTCGTATTAACGCCGTGGATGCTTCGCTGATTGATGGAGATGAGCCGCGAGTCTGTATTCGCGTTCCGCGACTACAGCATGTGGCATTTTATGACATTATTCGTTCGAAAACTTTACCCCCTACATTAGCTGCATGGCTGACAGAGCTTGTCGGAACGGGTGAAGTTAATATTCTAGTAGTTGGTCCAACAGGCGCTGGTAAAACTGTCATGACCACGGCGCTGCTAAGTTGCGTGAATTCAGATGAGCGCATTATTACGATTGAAGACGTGCCTGAAATTTTTGTGCCAACTGCGCATCTAGAAAAATTAGTTTCGCGCCCAGCAAATTCGCAGGGCGAGGGCGAAATAAAAATGCCCCAACTGCTACGCGCCGCATTGCGTCGTGCCCCGCATCGTATCGTCGTTGGAGAAATTCGAGATGAAGAGGGGAGACTATTTTTACGTGCCTTGGAGACTGGACATGCCGGTTCGATTGCAACAATTCATGCTGAGTCAGCACGGGATAGTTTGTGGCGCTTACTGGATGTGGTTGCAGCCTATGAATCTGCTCCGCAAGAAAGTATTATGCGACGTATCGCACGTTCTGTGCATATCGTGATTACGATGAAGAAGATTGATGGTCGGGCGTGCCTGGTTGATGTCTCTGAAGTGCGAACTCCAGTTGAAGGTGAGTTTATCGTGCAGCCACTAGTTGAGTTTGAACGCGAAGAAGACGGGAAACGTCAATGGCGCTTAAAGACTAATCATTCATACTGGATCGATCGACTACGCGAAAAAGGCATTAATCTTTCTGCTGGTCCATACTTGCTGCAACCCGATCACGGGGAAGAGTAGGGAGTAAGCTATGCGGGAACTGGATCGCTTCAAAGCATTAAAAATTCAAGGTCTAACGGCTGCGCAGAAAACTGAGAAACAGCAAAGTCAAAAAAAGACGACCAAGGATGCTAAGCGTGGCAGCTACTCTGAAAGGCTGCTGCAAGCCGGAATTTATTTACCGAGTAGCGTTTACATTGTTGGAATAATGCTTGTAGCTATTTTCTTTGGCATTTTGATGGGGCGTTATATTGGGCCACTTGCTGGGCTGATTTTTATCCCTGCCTGCCTCTACTACTTTCTTGATGTTTATTTAGTAGCGCGCGCCGAAAAGCGCCGGCGTGATGCGGTGATGCAACTCCCGGGATTTGTGGATGCGCTCTCTGCCTCTCTGCAAACGGGCTATAACATGGAAAAGGCAATCGATCATGCAACGGTTGCTTTACCTCAGGGTGTTTTTAAGCGTGAACTTCGGCGCGTAACTGAGTTATTAGATAAAGGAGTTGCACTGGATGATGCTTTGATTGTGATCAGTAATCGCATTACTGGCCAAGAAATTGTTTCACTCTTAGTCACAATTCGTTTGTTTTCTGATATGGGCGGACGGGTGCTTGAGCCATTTCGACGTCTGGGATTTAAAATTCGTGAACAGCAAGCCGTGCTGGAGCGCGCACAGCGCGATTTAGTCGGCACCAAGCAAGCTTTTTTTGTAATTTTTGGCTTATCAATCATTGTTCCAATCTCACTGCTCTCAACGCAGCCGGATTACTTGCAGCAGGCATTTGCCGACCCGCGGATTGGGTTAGTGATGCAGCTTGCGATTGTGATCCAACTGGTCTGCTTTTTATTGTTCAAGCACTTCACGACGCTTAAGGTTTAGCTTATGTGGGCAATCTTATTTTGTGCAGTAATGCTGGTCGTCTGGATGGCTCACTTTGCTGAAGTGCAGCAGGCGCGTCAGCGCGAGCTAGGGCGTTTTACTGCCTTTCGCAGCATCCAGCGCGAGTCATTCGATAAGCGACTGGATCGTTGGTTTGAACTACTCGGACGTAGGCTGACTGGATTTAGCGCAGAGCGCCAAGAACAGTTACACCAGGACCGTGAAGTTAAACGTAAGCTCAAAGAGGCAGGCTTAGAGACTTTGAGTGATCAGGGGCGCTTTGTTTTAATCCGGATTGCTTGTTATTCACTCTGGCCGGTGATTACGATTTTTGCCTGGATTAATTTCAGAACCTATTATGCAAACGTCACGACAATTTTTAGTTTAGCTTTACTAGTATTAATCCCTGAACTCTGGCTCAGCCGAAAAACGCATAACCGCAAAGAACAAATTCGACGCGAGTTGCCCTTGGTGATTGATTTAACCAATTTAGCAACTTCTGCCGGCTGGGACGTGTCTTCAGCGTTGGAAAAAGTAATCGACTCACTTTCGGTTGAATTTCCGAATCATCCCTTAATTAAGGAGTTGCGTAAGGCACGCTGGCTTGCCACTAGCGGCTATACCTGGGAGGAAGCACTCGACCGTGTGGCGAAAAAACTTGATGATGATACCGTCTCCCGCGTGTCCGAGGCTTTGGCTTTAGCGCTTGATAAGGGCGGAGATCGCTCCTTACAGCTAAGTGGGATTGCGCAAGACGCTCAGCGCACATATTATGCAGCGCTAGATAAGCGCTTAGCGGCAATTCCGGTTAAGGCTTTGATTATTACGGTGGTATTATTTTTAACTTATTTTTGTATTCTACTTGCACCGGCAATGGTTAATGTGCAGGGCAAGATTTTATAGTAGCGCGGTTTAGATTTAACGATGGCTCACCGAGTATTAATTGTAGAAGATTCGCAAGCGCAGTCGGCTTTGATCGCAAGTATTGTCGAGCAGGCTGGCTATAAGCCGATTGTTTATAACGATATTACCACAGGGATTGGACAGATTCTTACGCGTGAAACTCCAGATATTGTGTTGCTTGATCTTAATCTAGTCACCCCTCAAGGCGTGCAGATGGCGGATGGGTTTCAAGTTTGCCGTCAAATTAAACGCCAGTGTCCGAATGTGCCGGTGATTATTGTGACTTCAGAAGGTGAAGATGAGGCTTGCGAGTGGGCTTTCCTCCAAGGTGCTGACGCCTTCTTTCAAAAACCCTTTTCTCCGACAGAACTGACAAAGCTTATACTTGAGCAGCTATCTCGTAAGTCAACTGACAGCTAGGGGGAGAGTTCTTTTTTTGAAGACCTGCTTCCCTCAAGGTCTCGTTCAAGATGATGAAATGGACCTTTTCTTTTCCTTTACTCTACGCTCCGAGTGCTCGAGTCGAAGGCACGCCGAGGTCTCCAAAAAACTTAAAGCTTAATTTATAAAAGAAGGTGGCTGCCAGGTTCATGTCTAAAACCTTATGTGACAGCCACTCAGAAGTTTGTCTCTAGTCTCTTTTCTCGAGAGTTTGGTAGAGCACCCAAACTGCATTCTGAGCATCTCCCAACTCATCGCGGCTTCTCTGGGAACGCTGTCCTTGATAGTCATGAGTGAGCGCATAGATAGACCAGGCAGTGCCTTCTCCCAAGCTTTGCATTAGTGTCCAGGCGTTTTTGTCATGATGATTCGTCACGGCGAGTTTCGGCGCAAGTTTCGTCAAGCACAAAAGTAGGTCGAGCATTGTCACCTGTGCGGTATGCGGGTTTTTCGTTGCAGTACCAGTCAAGACAGTAGCAAGGAGTTGAATATCTCCGAGTGAATTAGCCGCAGTGCGTGCCAGCGACCAATCTTTTTTGGCGATTGCATGCTCAGCCACATGACGTAGCAGCGCTTTGTGGCTAGTATTTTGGGCCATGCGGCAGACTGTTCCCCACTCGTTTTTAGCAATGTAGTGATCGGCGATTTCTCTAACTAAGGTGTGGTTTTTCGCCGCACATGCTGCTTTTTTTGCATCGTCCCATCTTCCAGCATCGATGTGGGCACGCGCCATGGACTTGAGCAGTTCACGGTCATTGGCCTTCGAGGCGCAAACCTTCGCACGATAGTAGTCTCCTTTGTCAAAGAACACCTGTGCGTAGGTTGAAAGCGTATGTTGGTCTTTCGAGGTCCGAGCAAGCCTAAAGGCTTCCTTGGGGTTTTCCTCGAGTAAGTGTCGAAATTCGATGGCAGTGTCAGTAGACATGTTTGTTCCGAAACAGCTCCACGGTCAATTGGGTGGAGCCATTCTTTTCTTAACTTGGTGTAAGCTCAGAAAAGAATGGCCCGCACTGCGGAGTTGAACTCACCGGGTTTAACTCCCCGGGTTGAACCCGTGCTACGAATGTAAATTTTTCAGTAAAACCTTAATGATTTTTGGCAGCCACGCTTTACAGATGCAATTTGGGGTAGACAAATTACAGACAAATTGAGCCTGCGAAGCGTGGTTGTGATACTTTACCCAGATAGAGTTGATGGAGAGCAAAAAAGAAGAAGTTAGATAGCACAGATAAAATTATCTTTAAACTTACCCTGAGAGTTTGCTAGCAGTACACAATAAATCTAGGTCTTTTCAAGCGCTTATCGAGTAAATTAGGTAGCAGTGACAATAAATTAACTAACTAACTACTTCGCAGTGGCATTTTTTATACTTATGTAGTATAGTTATATAGATATGGCGATTGTCTCGTTTAAAAACAAGGAAACGGAAGAAATTGCACATGGCAAGAAAACTAAGCGCACAGTTAAGTTGCTTCCGACAGAGCTCCACTATGTTGCCTATAAGAAGCTTATCTTTCTAGATAATATTAAAACGTTAGAAAGCTTACGTGCCTGGCCCGGACTTCGCCTTGAAAAGTTATCTGGGACAAGGAAGGAGCAATACAGCATTCGGATTAATGACAAGTATCGAATTTGCTTTAATTTTAATAACGGTGAAGTTTTAAATGTTGAGATTATAGATTATCACTAGGAGTTAATCATTATGCTACCAAATACAATACACCCAGGTGAATTCTTACAAACAATTCTCGAAGAGCGTAGCATTTCGCAATCGCGCCTAGCCGCACACATTGGAGTTGAGCCCGGTGTGATTAACCTTATTTGCAATGGTAAACGCGGCATTTCTGCGGTCATGGCAAAAAAGCTTGCAAGAGCACTTGGCACAGACTCAGAGTTATGGATGAATTTGCAAATCTCTTATGATTTAACTAATGCTGATGACCCAGAGTTTGGCAAGCTTAGAGCCTAAGGACTATCTGAGCATTCGAGACGAAGACGCATAGCAGCTGATAGTAACCTTCTAAGGCAGATTCAAAGCCAAAGCAGCCAAGTAGCGCAGTACTCTTAAAAAGCCTTATTTATTAGGATTTAAATCGCATATTAAGAATTGATGCATCGCGGCATATTTTAGGGTTATAACTCAACAGGTTATGAGAATTCTTGTTGTCGATAAGGATGAGGCTAGTCGCGCGCTTTTAATGTCTCGTGTGGAGGAGGCAATTCGCCAAGTCGGGCTAAAGCGTGTCGATCTCGCGCTTGGTGACTATAGCTTATTCAGTGAACTTGCCACGACCGAACCTTGTGGGGCAATTTTTCTTGGACCGTCTTTAATTGGCGAAGTCGAAAGTGCGATGCAACTTGCCCGCGCGGGCTTCCCCAGCGTTCCCTTGGCGCTTGTTCTCGATAATGAAGTTTATGCTGAGCGTGCCGTAGAGCTACGTAGACTTTTACCAATCCGCCTGATCGCTATTGCCGACATCCCACAAATGGCAGCTTTCCTCCTCGACTCAGAGACAGAATTAAATACTCTACCAGGGAATAAGAACCGCGGCGTTGTTGCAGTCACGCAACTCAAGGGTGGCGTTGGCTGCTCGACAGTTGCTGCCGCTTTAGCTTCTTGCTGGGCTAGACACGGCTTAAGCACCGCATTGGTTGACCTTGATGACGTAAACCCACAGCTTTCTGACTGGGCACGCGCTAACACTTCTCAACGCCTTGCCGTTTCCGAACTGCTACGCCAGGGAGAGGTTTCCAAGCAACGCATCAATGACTTGGTCAGTCCAGTTGATGGTTATGATGGAAAACTAGTCGTTGTTCCGCAACCTGAACTCTATCGCGAGAGCTTCCACTTTAAAGCTGACGTCCTCGAGCATGCGCCCAGTGCAGTAAACTTCGTAAAAACATTAATTAGTTTATTACGGGAGGAGTTCGATGTTGTTGTTGTTGATGTCGGTCGCTCCTGGGGCGTTGCCAGCTTTGCGATGCTACCGATTAGCCAGCACATTCTTTTAGTAATGGATGATGATGGCATGTCAGTGCGGCGAAGTATTGATAACCTTCAGCGTTTGGTTAAAGAGTCTGACGATGCCGAGGAGTTTGATTTAAGTCGTTGGTCAGTTGTGCTTAATGCTGTCACCGGAAAGTTGCTTACAGCTAAGGATGTAGCAACTGAATTACAAGAGTTGGAACTCTTTCCTGAGACTTCAAACTTATACACCATGCCTTTTTCCGAAACAGGCAGACAGTGGGGCGCGCCTGGGCAAAGCTACTTTGATCTAGCTGAGCCACAAGGGCGTCAGGCTGTGCAACATATCGCTTTTAGTATTATCCCGTTTCGTCAAGAGTTGGTGATTGAGCAACCACTAGAGAAGTTGATCAAGGGTGTGCAGAAACTCACCGGTCAAACTTTGTTTGGCCAGAAGCTTGCAAGTTTCGTGGGGGCTCCCGCTAGAAGCAGTGAGTCGGTAAAGAAATGAACGAACACAAGGAAGACCTAGAGAGTGCGACTTATAAGGTATTACACCAACCAAAAGAATTCATCTGCTTACTTGCCTATCTTCCAGCGCTATTAGTTTTATTTATCTATGCGGGGTTTTGTTCTCCAGTTGACCCTGATTTGGGTTATCATCTGACAGTCGGTGAACAAGTTTTAAGCCGCTTTGCCGTACCAACAATTGATAGTTTTCGTTTTGATTCTCAAGATCCAGAGCTTGCCTATTCATGGCTACCGGCAGTTTACTTATATTTCGCTCATAGCTTTGGCGGCGCATGGGGGCTTAAAGTTTGGCTGTTAATTCACGTAAGCTTCTTAGCGATTTTGCTTTCCTATACTGTCTACGATCGCATTCGCCCATTTAATGCCGCGGTTTTATTATTGCTTGCTTCAATTGCGCTGCTGCAGGTGGTCACTCCGCGCCCGCGACTTTTGGCGCTGATAGTTTTTGGCCTTTTTCTGGGCTACGTAAAAATACGCGATATCAACCATGAGCGTAGTCAGCAGAGATTTGGTGACCGCCAAACCATTGCGGCAGTCTTCTTGCTTTCGCTCGTTTGGGCTAACACGCATATTTCCTGCGTGCTGGCACCGCTAATTTTGCTGTTAGATTCGGTGATTGCGCTCTCGATTAATCCGCGACGCTCTAGTCTCGGTTACGAGTGCTTAAGACTACTGGCTTGCATTTTGGGGCTTTTATTTAATCCTTACGGGGCAAGAATTTTTCAAGCCGCCACACTCTATACGCCCGAGTCTCAAAGTATGGTTGCCCCCTATGTGCTCGAGCTACGTGGTTTTTTTGACGTGCTCCAGCCGTATCCGCTTTGGTTTTGGGCAACCTTGGCGTTTGTTGTCGTTGCCATACTCCAACTTGTGATTACGCTACGCATTGCCTTTGAACGCCGTAGCTTGTTGCAGCATTTACTAGTTGGCTTCGGGTTAGTAATCTTTACAGGGTATTTGACGCTACAATCTTCGAGAAATCTTTCCTTTTTTATTCTCAGCACAATTTGGATGCTTGCGACAATTAAAGTTCCACAGCCGAAGTGGGCAAGAAGTGCATCGTGGTTGGGAATTGCGCTAGCTGGAGTTGCTTTTGTGGTGGGCATTCAAGCCAGTCAAGCGCGTGGTAGATACGATCAAGTTGAAGGATACTTTGCTAAAGCCCCAATCAGCGAAGGGCTAGAGGTAGTGCGCCCCTTAATTTCTCAAGGTAAGGTGGGAACTAAGGTTTGGCGAATTTTTACAGCACCAGATAAAGGGCATTTTGTGAATTGGTGGCTTACGCATTATCGTCTACAGAAGCGTGCTAAGGTTTTTGTTGACGGTCGCACGGATGCGCTTGGCGTGAAGCGTTTTTTTACGGCGGAGGAAGCGCTTTGGGGACCGTGTTTCGAAAAAACTCTAGATGATATCCAGGCCGATATTGCTATTGTCAATCTCAAACACCCGCTCTTTGAGCAACTCTTGCAAAATAAAAATTGGGTCCCACTTGGCGGCGCGACAGAAGTTACCTTTGTTAGAGCACAACTGTGACTTAATTTTGCTCAGATTTCAATCTAATCTTTTCTAACAAGCCCTTGATTTTGCTTGGATGATAATTGCTAAAATAGCTTTTCCAATAAGTTTGTTCCCAGACTTCGTCATTTGCGTATAACAGCACATCGTTCATGGAGTTGTAAATCAAGCGCTTTGCTGATTTTTTTACAGAACGAGACTTTGGATTGTACGCTATCGATCGGCCAGCTAATTTTAGGGCACAAATATCATTTTCTCCGTCACCCACATACAACACTGACTGAAGTTCTATCTCTAATTTGTGGGCGATATGCAGTAGGACATTGGATTTACAAAACGTATGCGCTTTGCACCCGTTTGGATGAAGCATTAGTGGAGAAATCGTTACTTCCCCCGTCGATACTCCAGCTCTGTAGCGTAATATATGGGCGACGCAAAAATCAGCAAACACTCTTCTGCGAATGATCTCGGCTGGTAAATAAAAGCTGTCTGTCACAATTCCTACACGGTAGCCTATTCGCCTCAAAGAAATTATTGTTTCACAAATGTTGTTGGTCAGCGGGATTGATTTAGCCACTTTTTTGACAGTTTCGCGAGATGTACCCGCCAATACGTTTGCAATTTTTCTGGTTCTTTCCTCATCGCTGATAGAGGTGCTATCTAAGAACCTTTCTAATTCACTTGATTTCCTCTCATGATCTGCAAGAAATTTTATGAAGCGGCCTTGAATAATCGTCCCATCCATATCGAAGAGCGCAAGTTTGTCTGCTTCTCCAAGCTTGTTTAAAGCTACAGATAATTCTGCATGCGCGTGGTGCTCAATTTCCTCCACTTCTCTTAATTGCGCTACATGAAGACGGCCGTATCTTGAGGCACGGTCAATTATTACTCTAGATACCTGCTTTGCCATGTCCGCCAAGACATCCAGATCATGGCTGTCATGTTCGATATGGCCGATATCAATTTGAGTTATTTTTGCACCTTGGTAATGCGAATCCAAAAGCAGCCCAACGTCAACACCGTAATCAGTTTCGAAATCAACTCGCTTTAAAATACTTTTCTTCCCTGCGACAATACCCCCCAAGGGTTGGCTGATATGTGAAAGTTCAGGAAAGAAAGTTTGCAGTAATGGTTTGGCCGTTAGAGTCGTAACTCTGCCACTTTTCCTGGAGAAACTAGCCTTTACAAAATCACTTTCATCATTAATGATTGGCGTGCAAAGTTTCTCAACAATATCTTGGTCTAAATTCTGTAAATCTCCATCGAGAAACATAATTATCTCAGATTCTGCTATTCGGACCCCATCCTCTAATGAAGCACCCTTACCTAGTAGGGTGCTCATTATAACAGTAGCTCCAGCGGATTCTGCTAATTGTCGAGTTTCATCAGTAGAGCCATCGTCAATCACAATCACTTCTTTGACTAAGGGAGATTTTTTTACAAGGTTGACGATTTCATAAATACGCTCAGATTCGTTTAGCACCGGGATAAGAACTGTTATCATAAATATTGTGTCATATCCAAAAGAAGAATCTACCGCGAGGTTGTTGCATATAATATAGTGAATGCGCAAGGACAGAAATAATATGTCAATTATTAGCGTCGACTTTTCTAAAGAAGCAGAGGACCGTTATTTAACTTATGCGTTGAGCGTAGTGAATAACCGTGCGATTCCGGATGTGCGTGATGGCTTGAAGCCCGTGCAGCGCAGGATTTTATTTGCAATGTATAGTCATTTGCATCTAACTCCGGAGAAAAATTTCAGAAAATCTGCGGCGGTAGTCGGCGAGGTTTTAGCGAAATTTCACCCCCATAGTGACCAAGCTTGCTATGAAGCAATGGTGCGCATGGCCCAAGACTTTTCGCTGCGCTACCCACTGATTAAAGGTCAAGGGAATTTCGGATCGCTTGATGGGGATGGCGCGGCGGCATATCGCTACACTGAAGCCAAGCTCTCGAAGTTCGCACTCGAAGTGATTGGAGACATCGATCATAAAACCGTTGATATGCGTTTTAATTTCGACCAAACTACCGATGAACCGGTAGTGCTTCCCGCGCGCGTACCGAATCTACTTGTTAACGGATCGTCGGGGATTGCCGTTGGACTTGCAACCAACATTCCACCGCATAACCTCAGTGAAGTAGTTGAGGCGCTCAAGCTCATTCTAGCTGACCCAGAGGTAAAAGATGCAGAACTACTGAAAGCGATTAAAGGCCCAGACTTTCCAACTGGCTGCTCAATCGTCAATACCAAAGCTGAGATTAAAGAGATTTATGCAACTGGCCGCGGTACAATTTACATGCGCGGAGATTACTTAGTTGAAGATTTAAGTCGGGGGAAAAGGCAGTTAGTGATCACCTCGATTCCTTATGGCGTGAACAAATCGCAACTTGTCGAAAAAATAGCTGAACAGATCAGTAATAAAAAAATTCAGTTGATCAATGACATCCGCGATGAATCAACTGATGACATCCGGGTAGTTTTAAATCTCGTTGGTGATGCTGACCCAGATGTGGTGATGGCCTTTTTATATAAGCACACGCAGCTCGAATCTCCCTTTGCAGTAAACCTTACTGCGTTAGTTCCCACTGACAATCCTTTTGCGACTCGACCAAAAACGCTTTCCTTAAAGCAAGTCTTGCTGCAGTTTTTAAATTTCCGTCGTGATGTAACGCGCTCAAAACTTGAATTCGAGAAGGCAGAGTTGGAGAAGCGCATTCATCTGCTAGAGGGCTTAAAAATTGTCCTCGATGCGCTAGATGAGGCGATTAAAATTATCCGTAAAAGCGATGGGCGCAAAGATGCCGAAGAGAAGCTGATTAAACGCTTTAAATTGACTGAAACCCAGGCAAGTTACATCGTTGAGCTACGCTTATACCAACTCTCTAAGACTTCAGTTGATCAAATTCTTGAAGAATTAACTGAAAAGAAAAAGCGTGTTAAGGAAATTGTTAAAATTCTTGCTAGTGAAAAGCTTTTACTAGGCTTAGTTGATGCTGACTTAGATCGCGTTGTTGAGGAATTTGGCGATAAGCGGAAATCGAAAATTATTACCACCAGTCAGGAGTTTGAATATGATGCTGACAGCTATATTCAACACGAAGATGTTTCAGTCCTAATTACTAGAGACGGCTGGGTCAAGCGTCAAAAGAAGGGCTTGAGTGTGGATTCGGCAAGGTTACGCGAAGGCGACGCAGTGCAGTTTATTCTCGAAGCCTCAACGCAAGACACGCTTAGTGTGATTTCCTCGCAAGGCGTAGTCTATGGGCTGAAGGTCCTGGATTTGCCACAAACCAGTGGCTTTGGTGACCCAATTCAAAAGCACGCTAAATTTTCTGACAACGAGCGTA from bacterium harbors:
- a CDS encoding CpaF family protein, translating into MALLKQLQKSQKKFDSAERDVFAEVDETGRFEALAEHFQKNEIEPEAEVNTAQSKIRLTSGLPELTSEHQASSLRSGTASQHKRETNTAKVVRRHNPAGQPRARASNLEEGMPWWLTEVKKPNPQIELLVPQARKMLNEIIPSDGNISIDLKTAVQHSVELASELMRGEVRITDRDIEQAAKELYSLVAGKGPLQALYDDPWITDIFIDNHKSIKVIRRGQALETPFYFRSKEEYKAFIAGMLQSVGRALNMSSPIIDCVLDDEHRSRINAVDASLIDGDEPRVCIRVPRLQHVAFYDIIRSKTLPPTLAAWLTELVGTGEVNILVVGPTGAGKTVMTTALLSCVNSDERIITIEDVPEIFVPTAHLEKLVSRPANSQGEGEIKMPQLLRAALRRAPHRIVVGEIRDEEGRLFLRALETGHAGSIATIHAESARDSLWRLLDVVAAYESAPQESIMRRIARSVHIVITMKKIDGRACLVDVSEVRTPVEGEFIVQPLVEFEREEDGKRQWRLKTNHSYWIDRLREKGINLSAGPYLLQPDHGEE
- a CDS encoding type II secretion system F family protein, translating into MRELDRFKALKIQGLTAAQKTEKQQSQKKTTKDAKRGSYSERLLQAGIYLPSSVYIVGIMLVAIFFGILMGRYIGPLAGLIFIPACLYYFLDVYLVARAEKRRRDAVMQLPGFVDALSASLQTGYNMEKAIDHATVALPQGVFKRELRRVTELLDKGVALDDALIVISNRITGQEIVSLLVTIRLFSDMGGRVLEPFRRLGFKIREQQAVLERAQRDLVGTKQAFFVIFGLSIIVPISLLSTQPDYLQQAFADPRIGLVMQLAIVIQLVCFLLFKHFTTLKV
- a CDS encoding type II secretion system F family protein; this translates as MWAILFCAVMLVVWMAHFAEVQQARQRELGRFTAFRSIQRESFDKRLDRWFELLGRRLTGFSAERQEQLHQDREVKRKLKEAGLETLSDQGRFVLIRIACYSLWPVITIFAWINFRTYYANVTTIFSLALLVLIPELWLSRKTHNRKEQIRRELPLVIDLTNLATSAGWDVSSALEKVIDSLSVEFPNHPLIKELRKARWLATSGYTWEEALDRVAKKLDDDTVSRVSEALALALDKGGDRSLQLSGIAQDAQRTYYAALDKRLAAIPVKALIITVVLFLTYFCILLAPAMVNVQGKIL
- a CDS encoding response regulator transcription factor; the protein is MAHRVLIVEDSQAQSALIASIVEQAGYKPIVYNDITTGIGQILTRETPDIVLLDLNLVTPQGVQMADGFQVCRQIKRQCPNVPVIIVTSEGEDEACEWAFLQGADAFFQKPFSPTELTKLILEQLSRKSTDS
- a CDS encoding type II toxin-antitoxin system RelE/ParE family toxin — encoded protein: MAIVSFKNKETEEIAHGKKTKRTVKLLPTELHYVAYKKLIFLDNIKTLESLRAWPGLRLEKLSGTRKEQYSIRINDKYRICFNFNNGEVLNVEIIDYH
- a CDS encoding HigA family addiction module antidote protein, translated to MLPNTIHPGEFLQTILEERSISQSRLAAHIGVEPGVINLICNGKRGISAVMAKKLARALGTDSELWMNLQISYDLTNADDPEFGKLRA
- a CDS encoding AAA family ATPase, whose amino-acid sequence is MRILVVDKDEASRALLMSRVEEAIRQVGLKRVDLALGDYSLFSELATTEPCGAIFLGPSLIGEVESAMQLARAGFPSVPLALVLDNEVYAERAVELRRLLPIRLIAIADIPQMAAFLLDSETELNTLPGNKNRGVVAVTQLKGGVGCSTVAAALASCWARHGLSTALVDLDDVNPQLSDWARANTSQRLAVSELLRQGEVSKQRINDLVSPVDGYDGKLVVVPQPELYRESFHFKADVLEHAPSAVNFVKTLISLLREEFDVVVVDVGRSWGVASFAMLPISQHILLVMDDDGMSVRRSIDNLQRLVKESDDAEEFDLSRWSVVLNAVTGKLLTAKDVATELQELELFPETSNLYTMPFSETGRQWGAPGQSYFDLAEPQGRQAVQHIAFSIIPFRQELVIEQPLEKLIKGVQKLTGQTLFGQKLASFVGAPARSSESVKK
- a CDS encoding HAD-IB family phosphatase yields the protein MITVLIPVLNESERIYEIVNLVKKSPLVKEVIVIDDGSTDETRQLAESAGATVIMSTLLGKGASLEDGVRIAESEIIMFLDGDLQNLDQDIVEKLCTPIINDESDFVKASFSRKSGRVTTLTAKPLLQTFFPELSHISQPLGGIVAGKKSILKRVDFETDYGVDVGLLLDSHYQGAKITQIDIGHIEHDSHDLDVLADMAKQVSRVIIDRASRYGRLHVAQLREVEEIEHHAHAELSVALNKLGEADKLALFDMDGTIIQGRFIKFLADHERKSSELERFLDSTSISDEERTRKIANVLAGTSRETVKKVAKSIPLTNNICETIISLRRIGYRVGIVTDSFYLPAEIIRRRVFADFCVAHILRYRAGVSTGEVTISPLMLHPNGCKAHTFCKSNVLLHIAHKLEIELQSVLYVGDGENDICALKLAGRSIAYNPKSRSVKKSAKRLIYNSMNDVLLYANDEVWEQTYWKSYFSNYHPSKIKGLLEKIRLKSEQN